A genomic region of Candidatus Cloacimonas sp. contains the following coding sequences:
- a CDS encoding amidohydrolase family protein gives MKEYIFTNGFVLNTKQKRFAEQSVLVRKNRIAGMGTLQDCILQAKSAYTIIDLKKRLLLPAFIDAHTHFVEYAKGRILVNLSHCNTIDEIYNYLVAYRKKLSHQPQWILGYGWNRNTLAHPEELNCQFLDALYPDIPVALMSKDYHSELCNSLALKIAGIDNNTPNPAGGLIERNNAGELTGILLEKANELIDPYIIYPDEKLLIQAIADTVETIYPIGLTGFNSMESISSRDLMLISQEQGKKFRFCWHFYYEDYEKVLQEGKKSYEGDEFYKPGGLKLFGDGSLGSQTAAMYANYPSGGNGILRYSDEELYATMLCAAENGYSTTIHAIGNRCVKQVIDCALRLKATGRFKQLFNRIEHIQAIRNEDIPLLQKSGLFASLQPIHIANDVPLIKKHWKESKEQAYSLKSIITAGIPYAFGSDTPVETINPFQGIYCALERRTDNNPALPQFRPEQSLTAIEAILGYTIGAAKSSKSEKERGSIENGKLADLLVIRDYRNYPASFWLEAKSELTMLDGKIVWQED, from the coding sequence ATGAAAGAATATATATTTACTAACGGCTTTGTGCTGAATACAAAGCAAAAAAGGTTCGCTGAGCAATCCGTGTTAGTGAGAAAGAACAGAATTGCCGGTATGGGAACATTACAGGACTGCATCCTCCAGGCAAAATCCGCTTATACGATTATAGACCTGAAAAAGCGACTGCTCTTGCCCGCTTTTATTGATGCGCATACGCATTTTGTGGAATATGCAAAAGGGAGAATTCTGGTAAACTTATCCCATTGCAATACAATAGACGAAATATACAATTATCTGGTTGCTTATAGAAAGAAGCTCTCTCATCAACCTCAATGGATTCTTGGTTATGGATGGAACAGAAATACTTTAGCTCATCCAGAGGAGTTAAACTGCCAATTTCTGGATGCTCTATATCCTGATATCCCAGTTGCTTTAATGAGTAAGGATTACCACAGCGAACTCTGCAATTCCTTAGCCCTGAAAATAGCCGGTATAGATAATAATACACCTAATCCCGCGGGCGGTTTAATAGAGCGTAACAATGCAGGAGAGCTTACAGGAATTCTTCTGGAAAAAGCCAACGAACTAATTGACCCCTACATTATTTATCCTGATGAGAAATTGCTTATCCAAGCCATTGCAGATACCGTGGAAACTATTTATCCTATAGGTTTGACAGGATTTAATAGTATGGAAAGCATTAGCAGCAGAGACCTGATGCTGATAAGCCAGGAACAGGGAAAGAAATTCCGTTTTTGCTGGCATTTTTACTATGAGGATTACGAAAAGGTGCTGCAAGAAGGAAAAAAGAGTTACGAGGGAGATGAATTTTACAAACCGGGAGGATTAAAACTATTCGGTGATGGCAGTTTGGGCTCACAAACTGCAGCAATGTACGCAAATTATCCAAGTGGCGGAAACGGTATCTTACGCTATTCAGACGAAGAATTGTATGCAACTATGCTCTGCGCTGCCGAAAACGGCTATTCCACAACTATTCACGCTATCGGTAACCGCTGCGTAAAGCAGGTAATTGATTGTGCTTTAAGGTTAAAAGCAACCGGTAGATTTAAGCAACTTTTTAACCGTATTGAACATATTCAGGCAATTCGGAACGAAGACATCCCTTTATTGCAAAAATCGGGACTCTTCGCTTCTCTGCAACCAATTCATATTGCCAATGATGTTCCGCTGATAAAAAAACACTGGAAGGAATCTAAGGAACAGGCATATTCATTAAAAAGCATAATTACAGCAGGAATTCCTTATGCTTTCGGTTCAGACACACCTGTGGAAACCATCAATCCTTTTCAGGGTATTTATTGTGCACTGGAAAGAAGAACTGACAATAATCCTGCTTTGCCTCAATTTAGACCTGAACAATCCCTCACTGCAATAGAAGCAATTTTGGGCTACACGATTGGAGCAGCAAAATCCTCTAAAAGCGAAAAAGAACGCGGTTCCATAGAAAACGGTAAATTAGCAGATTTGCTTGTTATTCGGGACTATCGGAACTATCCAGCTTCTTTCTGGTTAGAAGCAAAAAGCGAACTAACGATGCTGGATGGAAAAATTGTTTGGCAGGAAGATTAA